In the Nothobranchius furzeri strain GRZ-AD chromosome 1, NfurGRZ-RIMD1, whole genome shotgun sequence genome, tgacggtgatttacagctcggtcacgtccttgttacctacaaggaaaaccagcatgttaaccatatacggtttgagagaggatctgagaggggtggcaacatttccagcaacactgaaaaccctctcggatggtgcgcttgttgcactaacgcacacgtacttgcgtgcgactctggcgagcaaagggaatctctcccggttgttgctccaccatgtcaggggggtttctttagggtggatgcattcctcctgcaggtagcgagtgagctccagctcggctcaaactctcttcgggacggttgcagaagcagtgcttgtccgggacttcagcaggtctccgagcgtttattattatctttttgccgctggtggcagctctgcctcggccaaggaccctggctgcgcagcagctgacgtactgaaaaccaaagtgctcccaaaggagcgaagtaacgtttcgttttgataccagtgcagccatccttctcaacatgcatcattgagttgaaccaagttcagtaatcgcggtggcccatgatgcagcgcggtgggcttcttcatattgcgatatttcatttttgcggttaccgcgacagccctagcatttaatgcattttgtttagactactgcaatagtctttacttgggtgttgatcatggatgcattgctaggctgcagctagttcaaaatgctgcagcccGTCTTTAGACTGGCACTGGTCGATTTGATCATATCACTCCAGTTGTTACCTCTCTGCATTGGATCCCAGTTCAGTTCTGTGTTCAATTTAAGAATTTGGTTTTGGCCTACAAATGTTGCTCCTAGCTCTTTCTCTGGAATTCTAGTGCCATATGTCCCATCTTGTGGATTAAGGTCAGCTGACCTAGTGaactgtcatcacaagctgctgatctagcagcatgatgctcattattattttatgggtTTCAGACGAGTGTTAatgctgtgtttttatttctgcagcgacctTCACAATCTCACCTCACTCCACCCAGTTTCTTCTTAAAACACGTATTACATTTACAGTTTTGAcacattttaacaagtttcctctgcgCCGTGTACAGCGATCTCACGAAGGTTCAGCAgatatgtttacatttttgccgctgcgCGCCTTCAGTGTTAGGGAAAGGAAGGGAGGGGCCGACGCGATGCTGCTGTTAGGGTATCTGTCTcacggattttatcaatatgtttatcaataacccatttcctgtagtcggaAAGAGGAGACAATgatcaacaagtcaaacagttataactgtggcaagatgcacaagggggaggggggggggagagtgtgtgtgtgtgtgtgtttgtgtgtgagtggcttgtgtgggtgtgtctgaatgagttcTGAACtagtggggcgatggtggcacaggagttaagtgctcgccctgtaatcggaaggttgcaggttcgagtcccgctcagtctgtcgctgtcgttgtgtccttgggcaagacacttaacccacgttgcctgctggtggtggtcggagggactggtggcgccagtgctcggcagcctcgcctctgtcagtgcgccccagggcaactgtggctacattgtagctcatccccaccagtgtgtgaatgtgtgtgtgaatgggtgaatgactgattgtgttgtaaagcgccttggggggttccaggactctagaaggcgcgatatcaaatacaggccatttaccatttagtggGCATGCAGAGAGGAATAGAGAAATACATATTACATTcatttgattgagtccatgatcaagaattaataaacataattttTTCCATAACAgtatctctaggctccacagtagcagcgacggacggctggtttgaccggctctgagaagcgttaatcagaatttgcagttcgcgttttttttccttctaccaatcgcatagtgatgtctgggcttaaaagcaactcattagattcatagttatttgtaaaagtaatgcattaccataaatagtaatgtgtttaccATCATTGGTTATGTATACTACTGATTGCAAAAACACCCCTAGGTATTTTGTCTTctctttttactgaatatttttattttatatatttctgCTTGTTTCACTGCAGATTCAAGGAAGAGAGAGGAGACGgatgagaaacctctgctcttacatttccacaaccatccaatgaaagacggaggtgtcccaaccagcagcttggctgggcagatgacagcaaaagttggtggaggagcagaaactagcaagaacctagatctggaccctaatgaaaagacgtctgattcttcagagattgaagttggtggagaagatgaagatgatgtgaatctagactctgagcgttcagactctgggccagaaactggaaacggagaccatggctgtaatgagaacaagtcttcgaagtcagatattaagacagtcaacaaatcatttagctgccctgtgtTTGGTAAACGGttcctccacaagtggtctcttcagaaacatgtgagagtgacaagttattcagcagtaaagtcttcagagtgttcggataatacaaaatgtgtgaaagagaagcaacatggaggCTCATGCAGAAACGTCCAGAAACAGCCAAAATCATTttgttgtgatgactgtggaaaaagatttagccaaaagtccaATTTAACCCATCATATGAAAGGCCACaccggacagaagccttttgcctgtgagctctgtggatacagatgtacccacaaggcaagtttaaacgcacatatgaaagtccacacaggagagaagccttttgcctgtgagctctgtggatacagattcacccacaaggcaagtttaaacaaacacatgaaagtccacacaggagagaagtcttttgcctgtgagctctgtggatacagatgtacccaaaaggcaagtttaaacacacacatgaaagtccacacaggagagaagccttttgcctgtgagctctgtggatacagatgtacccaaaaggcaaatttaaacacacacatgagagttcacacaggagagaagccttttgcctgtgagctctgtgaatacagatgtacccgcaaggcaagtttaaacacacacatgaaaatccacacaggagagaagccttttgcctgtgagctctgtggatacagattcacccacaaggcaagtttaaacaaacacatgaaagtccacacaggagagaagtcttttgcctgtgagctctgtggatacagatgtacccaaaaggcaagtttaaacacacacatgaaagtccacacaggagagaagccttttgcctgtgagctctgtggatacagatgtacccaaaaggcaaatttaaacacacacatgagagttcacacaggagagaagccttttgcctgtgagctctgtgaatacagatgtacccgcaaggcaagtttaaacacacacatgaaaatccacacaggagagaagccttttgcctgtgagctctgtggatacagatgtacccaaaaggcaaatttaaacacacacatgagagttcacacagtagagaagccttttgcctgtgagctctgtgaatacagatgtacccgcaaggcaagtttaaacacacacatgaaagtccacacaggaga is a window encoding:
- the LOC139066219 gene encoding zinc finger protein 665-like isoform X3; translated protein: MDTDSRKREETDEKPLLLHFHNHPMKDGGVPTSSLAGQMTAKVGGGAETSKNLDLDPNEKTSDSSEIEVGGEDEDDVNLDSERSDSGPETGNGDHGCNENKSSKSDIKTVNKSFSCPVFGKRFLHKWSLQKHVRVTSYSAVKSSECSDNTKCVKEKQHGGSCRNVQKQPKSFCCDDCGKRFSQKSNLTHHMKGHTGQKPFACELCGYRCTHKASLNAHMKVHTGEKPFACELCGYRFTHKASLNKHMKVHTGEKSFACELCGYRCTQKASLNTHMKVHTGEKPFACELCGYRCTQKANLNTHMRVHTGEKPFACELCEYRCTRKASLNTHMKIHTGEKPFACELCGYRFTHKASLNKHMKVHTGEKSFACELCGYRCTQKASLNTHMKVHTGEKPFACELCGYRCTQKANLNTHMRVHTGEKPFACELCEYRCTRKASLNTHMKIHTGEKPFACELCGYRCTQKANLNTHMRVHTVEKPFACELCEYRCTRKASLNTHMKVHTGEKPFACELCGYRCTLKASLNKHMRVHTGEKPFACELCGYRCTHKASLNTHMKVHTGEKPFACELCVYRCTQKASLNTHMKVHTGEKPFACELCGYRCTQKANLNTHMKVHTGEKPFACELCGYRCTHKANLNTHMRVHTGEKPFVCELCGQRFRQKTQLKRHTSIHTSV
- the LOC139066219 gene encoding zinc finger protein 665-like isoform X2; protein product: MELSGLDGTCDTVKMVVVRPLFHQLQYNRGLRTWHFLIYTGDSIYDSRKREETDEKPLLLHFHNHPMKDGGVPTSSLAGQMTAKVGGGAETSKNLDLDPNEKTSDSSEIEVGGEDEDDVNLDSERSDSGPETGNGDHGCNENKSSKSDIKTVNKSFSCPVFGKRFLHKWSLQKHVRVTSYSAVKSSECSDNTKCVKEKQHGGSCRNVQKQPKSFCCDDCGKRFSQKSNLTHHMKGHTGQKPFACELCGYRCTHKASLNAHMKVHTGEKPFACELCGYRFTHKASLNKHMKVHTGEKSFACELCGYRCTQKASLNTHMKVHTGEKPFACELCGYRCTQKANLNTHMRVHTGEKPFACELCEYRCTRKASLNTHMKIHTGEKPFACELCGYRFTHKASLNKHMKVHTGEKSFACELCGYRCTQKASLNTHMKVHTGEKPFACELCGYRCTQKANLNTHMRVHTGEKPFACELCEYRCTRKASLNTHMKIHTGEKPFACELCGYRCTQKANLNTHMRVHTVEKPFACELCEYRCTRKASLNTHMKVHTGEKPFACELCGYRCTLKASLNKHMRVHTGEKPFACELCGYRCTHKASLNTHMKVHTGEKPFACELCVYRCTQKASLNTHMKVHTGEKPFACELCGYRCTQKANLNTHMKVHTGEKPFACELCGYRCTHKANLNTHMRVHTGEKPFVCELCGQRFRQKTQLKRHTSIHTSV
- the LOC139066219 gene encoding zinc finger protein 665-like isoform X4 is translated as MKDGGVPTSSLAGQMTAKVGGGAETSKNLDLDPNEKTSDSSEIEVGGEDEDDVNLDSERSDSGPETGNGDHGCNENKSSKSDIKTVNKSFSCPVFGKRFLHKWSLQKHVRVTSYSAVKSSECSDNTKCVKEKQHGGSCRNVQKQPKSFCCDDCGKRFSQKSNLTHHMKGHTGQKPFACELCGYRCTHKASLNAHMKVHTGEKPFACELCGYRFTHKASLNKHMKVHTGEKSFACELCGYRCTQKASLNTHMKVHTGEKPFACELCGYRCTQKANLNTHMRVHTGEKPFACELCEYRCTRKASLNTHMKIHTGEKPFACELCGYRFTHKASLNKHMKVHTGEKSFACELCGYRCTQKASLNTHMKVHTGEKPFACELCGYRCTQKANLNTHMRVHTGEKPFACELCEYRCTRKASLNTHMKIHTGEKPFACELCGYRCTQKANLNTHMRVHTVEKPFACELCEYRCTRKASLNTHMKVHTGEKPFACELCGYRCTLKASLNKHMRVHTGEKPFACELCGYRCTHKASLNTHMKVHTGEKPFACELCVYRCTQKASLNTHMKVHTGEKPFACELCGYRCTQKANLNTHMKVHTGEKPFACELCGYRCTHKANLNTHMRVHTGEKPFVCELCGQRFRQKTQLKRHTSIHTSV